The following are encoded together in the Syngnathus typhle isolate RoL2023-S1 ecotype Sweden linkage group LG5, RoL_Styp_1.0, whole genome shotgun sequence genome:
- the trpm6 gene encoding transient receptor potential cation channel subfamily M member 6 isoform X5: MSYKSWIEETFSKRECVKFIPSSRDQHRCIPVCQVCRNLIRCCCGRLMVEHSWQEAPPPTFFTGPEQDVSEDWSLELHTRASPTNAYGTIAFQDSAARVCRAKFVRVAVDSKPEALLQLMLREWQMDRPKLLLTVHGGSENFSLPPKVKQAFTKGLITAARSTGAWILTDGINTGVSKYVGEAVKSFGGHNLRKRNTIGLTSWGVIDNNTDLIGRDVFRPYQPLGNPLSKRAYLNSFHSHFLLVDDGTLGKFGCQEGLRKKLEKHIQLLKIHTRLNQRVPMACVVVEGGPAIVSTVLDYVSSNPPVPVFVFEGSGRAADLFAFLHKHTDTDKQLAADIREGFLVRIGEVFGVDRKEASRLCSLLLECMDHRQSITIFDSESEDQMAPDAAILNTILKGTKASAAEQLSMTLAWDRADIAQKNVLVYGQHWQVGSLEQAMLDALMMDRVSFVKLLIDNGMTMSHFLTVDRLEELYNMPQVQTDQFLHHLVEDVKQTSLPLGYRLSIIDMGLVIEYLIGGAYRSTYTRKHFRTAYNRLQNKEGRRVSTSFLSEQKMGIRSKSQWSGSPQDPHFFRTAQPYKRKDQNALRGTSEKAVWNPGLCEAPLVFSFNFNDVFVWAVLQQRQQMALFLWQHGEEALARAAVACKLYRSMAFKARQSSMDDHIAERFKAYSLEFGQLAVNVLDCAFRQNEKMAMKLLTSEMEAWSHFTCLQIAVSSCHRPFVSHSCTQTLLTDLWTGPLNMRKNSYLKIILSLLLPPAILLLEFKSKAEMCHVPQSHEAIIFGRDTLKSGETLDETHMAKKDAEHGLTSQDRRLGSRWEGLFPSLLHMVSWMTRLYEFYTAPVVKFWFHTISYIAFLMLFSYTILVKMDDQPGVQEWLVILYILTTAVEKTREVLMSEPRKLSQKLKIWFSEYWNLSDFLAIVLFLFALVMRWHADPYRTVGRLAYCLDIIFWFVRVMDLLAVNQHAGPYLTMITKMTSNMFFIVVMMAIVLLSFGVSRKAILSPDEDPSWSLARDVVFQPYWMIYGEVYASEIDPCDDGQPCAPASFLTAFLQAVYMFFQYIIMVNILIAFFNNIYFDMASTSNKLWKYNRYRYIMTYQDRPWLPPPLIFLSHLTIGLRAIYKRLNGNAEGDERSSGLKLYLARDDRKKLHEFEEKCVQAYLYEKNQDLHSSQMNRIRLTADRAEEMCTMVGEVSEKVNIIQDNLTKLDSQLGQLQDLSALAVDTLTLLSASDNLHQEEARLAQSQLLQTSQHVLPHSWTLHRVA, translated from the exons TTTGTGCGTGTGGCGGTGGACTCAAAGCCAGAGGCGCTCCTTCAACTGATGCTGAGGGAATGGCAGATGGATAGACCCAAGCTCCTACTGACTGTTCATGGAGGATCTGAGAACTTCAGCCTTCCTCCCAAAGTCAAGCAAGCCTTCACTAAAGGCCTGATCACTGCAGCTCGCAGCACCGGCGCTTGGATACTTACTGATGGCATTAATActg GTGTGTCCAAGTATGTGGGCGAGGCAGTGAAAAGCTTTGGTGGCCACAACCTGAGGAAGAGGAACACAATTGGGCTCACATCTTGGGGAGTCATAGATAACAACACAGACCTTATAGGAAGAGAT GTCTTCAGGCCTTACCAGCCACTGGGAAACCCTTTAAGCAAGAGGGCCTACCTCAATAGTTTCCACTCCCACTTTCTTCTGGTGGATGACGGAACGTTAGGAAAATTCGGTTGCCAAGAAGGCCTCAGGAAGAAGCTGGAGAAACACATTCAACTGCTGAAGATCCACACTC GATTGAACCAAAGAGTGCCAATGGCATGTGTGGTAGTAGAAGGAGGCCCGGCCATTGTGTCCACAGTGCTTGACTACGTGAGCAGTAACCCACCTGTACCAGTCTTTGTGTTTGAGGGATCTGGAAGGGCTGCGGACCTGTTTGCTTTTTTACATAAGCACACTGATACCGACAA GCAGTTAGCTGCAGACATTAGAGAAGGCTTCCTTGTAAGAATTGGGGAGGTTTTTGGAGTTGATAGGAAGGAAGCATCTCGCCTTTGCAGTCTTCTTCTGGAATGTATGGATCACAGACAATCT ATAACCATCTTTGATTCAGAGTCAGAAGACCAGATGGCCCCAGATGCTGCTATTTTGAACACTATCCTCAAGG GTACAAAGGCCAGCGCTGCAGAGCAGCTGAGTATGACTCTGGCCTGGGACAGGGCTGACATTGCACAGAAAAATGTTCTGGTTTATGGACAACATTGGCAG GTGGGCTCATTGGAACAGGCCATGCTGGATGCCTTGATGATGGACCGTGTCAGTTTTGTCAAACTCCTGATTGACAACGGAATGACTATGAGTCACTTCCTCACCGTGGATCGCCTGGAGGAACTTTATAACATG CCTCAGGTGCAGACTGACCAATTTCTTCATCACCTTGTTGAGGATGTGAAACAG aCCTCTCTACCTCTTGGTTATCGGCTGTCTATCATTGACATGGGCTTGGTCATAGAGTACCTCATAGGAGGTGCGTACCGCAGCACCTATACACGCAAACACTTCAGAACTGCCTACAACAGATTGCAGAACAAG GAAGGTAGACGTGTCAGTACCTCATTCTTGTCTGAACAAAAAATGGGAATAAGATCAAAATCTCAATGGAGTGGAAGTCCACAAGACCCCCATTTCTTTAGAACTGCTCAGCCTTACAAACGCAAG GACCAGAATGCGCTACGTGGTACCAGTGAAAAGGCTGTATGGAATCCGGGTCTTTGTGAAGCGCCACTggttttttctttcaactttaacGACGTCTTCGTGTGGGCCGTGCTTCAGCAACGCCAACAGATGGCGCTGTTCCTATGGCAGCATGGGGAAGAGGCTCTTGCTCGAGCCGCTGTGGCCTGCAAGCTTTACCGCTCCATGGCCTTTAAGGCACGGCAAAGCAGCATGGATGACCACATTGCAGAACGATTCAAAGCCTATTCACT TGAGTTTGGACAGCTGGCGGTGAATGTCTTGGACTGTGCATTTCGTCAGAATGAGAAGATGGCAATGAAGCTGCTCACTTCTGAGATGGAGGCATGGAGCCACTTTACCTGCTTGCAAATAGCAGTTTCTTCATGTCACAGACCTTTTGTTTCACACTCTTGTACGCAAACCCTCCTCACTGATCTCTGGACTGGTCCACTCAACATGAGAAAAAACTCATATTTAAAG ATCATTTTGAGCCTTCTTTTGCCTCCTGCCATTCTGCTGCTGGAATTCAAAAGTAAAGCTGAGATGTGTCATGTTCCCCAGTCTCATGAGGCAATTATTTTTGGCCGTGACACTCTTAAGTCAGGAGAAACACTTGATGAAACTCACATG GCCAAGAAGGATGCAGAGCATGGACTGACATCCCAGGACCGACGCCTTGGTTCTCGGTGGGAAGGTCTTTTCCCAAGCCTTTTGCATATGGTGTCCTGGATGACAAGACTCTATGAATTCTACACAGCTCCTGTCGTTAAGTTCTGGTTCCATACA ATATCATACATAGCCTTCCTGATGTTATTCTCCTACACCATCTTAGTGAAGATGGACGATCAACCAGGTGTTCAAGAGTGGTTggtcattttatatatattgacTACAGCAGTGGAGAAAACCAGAGAG GTGTTAATGTCAGAACCAAGGAAGCTGAGTCAGAAACTGAAGATTTGGTTCTCCGAGTACTGGAACTTATCTGACTTCCTTGCCATCGTACTCTTCCTGTTTGCTTTGGTGATGCGGTGGCACGCTGATCCATATCGGACAGTTGGACGGTTGGCCTACTGTCTGGACATTATATTTTGGTTTGTCAGGGTGATGGATCTACTGGCTGTCAATCAACATGCTGGTCCTTACCTCACAATGATCACCAAAATG ACCTCGAACATGTTCTTCATTGTGGTGATGATGGCAATTGTACTGCTGAGTTTTGGGGTATCCAGGAAGGCTATCCTGTCACCAGATGAGGACCCGTCATGGAGTTTAGCTCGTGATGTTGTGTTCCAGCCTTACTGGATGATCTATGGAGAGGTCTACGCATCAGAGATAGATC CTTGTGATGATGGTCAACCATGTGCTCCTGCCTCCTTTCTCACGGCATTCCTTCAAGCTGTCTATATGTTTTTTCAGTACATAATCATGGTCAACATTCTCATTGCATTTTTTAA CAACATCTACTTTGACATGGCATCGACATCCAATAAGTTGTGGAAGTACAACCGCTATCGCTACATAATGACCTATCAGGACAGACCGTGGCTGCCTCCTCCCCTAATTTTCCTCAGTCACTTGACTATTGGTTTGCGAGCCATTTACAAGCGACTTAATGGAAATGCTGAGGGAGATGAAAGAAGCTCTGGACTTA AGCTCTATTTAGCCCGTGATGACCGCAAGAAGCTCCATGAATTTGAGGAGAAATGTGTACAGGCCTACCTCTATGAGAAGAATCAAGATCTCCACAGCAGTCAGATGAACAGAATTAGACTCACAGCAGACAG AGCCGAAGAGATGTGCACAATGGTGGGGGAAGTCTCAGAGAAGGTCAACATCATTCAGGACAATCTCACGAAACTGGACTCTCAGCTGGGTCAACTTCAGGACCTATCAGCACTGGCTGTGGACACACTGACCTTGCTCTCTGCCTCTGACAATCTACATCAAGAGGAGGCTCGCCTGGCTCAGTCCCAACTACTCCAAACATCCCAACACGTCCTTCCTCACAGCTGGACTCTGCACAGAG TTGCCTGA